TCCACGGCGCCGACAAGGTCAGCGGCGTGACGCTGCGCGACACCGTGACCGGCGAGACGCGCGAGCACCCCGCGACCGGCGTGTTCGTCGCGATCGGCCACGTCCCGCGCACCGAGCTGCTCCACGGGCAGGTCGAGCTCGACGAGAACGGCTACATCGTCGTGCAGGGCCGTTCGACCCTCACGAACCTCGAGGGTGTCTTCGCGTGCGGCGACGCCGTCGACCACACCTACCGTCAGGCGATCACCGCCGCCGGCTCCGGTTGCGCGGCCGCGCTCGACGCCCAGCACTACCTGACCGGCCTCGGCGACGTCGGCACCGAGGGCCCCGTCTCCCCCGAGGCCGACGTCCTCCAGGAGGCGTGATGACCGACATCCACGTGACCGACGAGACCTTCCAGTCCGAGGTCCTCGAGTCCGAGATCCCCGTCCTCGTGGACTTCTGGGCGGCCTGGTGCGGCCCGTGCCGCATGGTCGCGCCCGTGCTCGCCGAGCTCGCGCAGGAGTACGACGGCAAGATCAAGATCGTCAAGGTCGACACCGAGGCGAACCCCGTCGTCGTCGGGCAGTACGGCGTGGTGTCGATCCCGCTGCTGAACTTCTACGCGGGCGGTGAGCTCGTGCGCTCGCTGTCCGGCGCTCGGCCGAAGCAGATCATCGCCCAGGAGATCGAGGGCGTGCTCGCGGAGGTCGGCGCGCAGGCGTAGCCGGCGTCCGGTCGCGCCCTGCCGGCGAGGACCTCGACTCAGCCCCCGGGCGCGCAGAGATGCGGGCACGGGGGCTGAGTCGTGCTCGGACCGGTCCGGCCCGGCTCGG
The Cellulomonas sp. NS3 DNA segment above includes these coding regions:
- the trxA gene encoding thioredoxin; its protein translation is MTDIHVTDETFQSEVLESEIPVLVDFWAAWCGPCRMVAPVLAELAQEYDGKIKIVKVDTEANPVVVGQYGVVSIPLLNFYAGGELVRSLSGARPKQIIAQEIEGVLAEVGAQA